One Exiguobacterium sp. BMC-KP genomic window, TAAAATCGATCCGTCTGTCGGCTGATCGATCGTCGATAGTAAGTTGAGTAACGTCGATTTCCCAGCACCAGACGGTCCCATGATGCTGACGAACTCTCCTTCATGGACACTGAGCGTCGTCGGACGTAACGCTTCATGCCGCGCTGTTTTCGTTTGATAGGTTTTTGAGATTTGATTTGCTTGTAAGATTGCTTTCATTTGTAATGCCTCCTGTGTTTGATTCGTTACACTCAGTCTAGTACGAGTGCTCGTTTCTCAAAATGGACTTTACTTTCACTTCTCTTACAAAACGGTAAGACAAGGGAGGAGACAACAAAAAAAAGCCTCCATCCGAAAGGGATGGAGACTAGTCGTATCTTATTTATGTGTTGCTTTGAAGAGCTCTGTGTCTCCTGCAACAACAGAAGTTCCTTCAGCTGGTACAGCTGAAAGCGTGAATTGATCGTGGTTCGTTACGATGATCGGTGTGATCGTCGATGGTGCGTTCGTACGGATGTAGTCAAGATCGAACTCGACGAGGACATCTCCTGCTTTGACTTTATCACCTGACTGGACGTGAGCTGTGAAGCCTTCGCCTTTGAGGTTGACTGTGTCAAGACCAACGTGAATCAACAGTTCAAGACCATCTTCACCTTTTAAACCGATTGCATGTTTTGTTGGGAAGATCGTTTCGACCGTCGCGTTGATTGGCGAGACGACTTTACCTTCTGTTGGTTCGATCGCGACACCGTCGCCCATCATTTTTTGAGAGAAAACTTGATCGGGTACGTTCTCGATGTTGACGATTTTACCTGTAAGTGCAGAAGCGATTTTCGCGTTTCCTGCGTCGTTACCACCAAACAATTTTTTTAAGAATCCCATGATACTATCCCTCTACTTTCTCGATCGTTATTCTTCCAAGTGGAAGTTTCGATTTTTTATAGGAGTAAGCTGTTAGACAGCTCGCTCACGTTCTCACAAAAAGCATACGTTTGTCCCTCTGGTTTTGCAAGTATTTTTGTGTGATAATAGTTAGAAATCAAAAGGAGGCGCTTACATGTTACCATTTTCAGAAATTACATATGTCCGCCCTGATCTTGCCTTACTTGAAACGTCCATGAATCAAGCAATCGCTCGATTAACGGAAGCCACACAGGTAGATGAAGCAAACGCAGCCATCACTGAGATTAATACCCTCAGAAACCAATTTGAAACGGCAAGCCAGCTCGTCGAGATCCGTCATACGATCGATACACGCGATACGTTCTATGAAACGGAGCAAGGGTTCTTCGATGAAGCGAGCGCAATTTATCAAGGATATGTCTCAAGTTATTATCAGGCATTAACGACACATCCACTCCGCAGTGAACTCGAACAGACGCACGGCAAACAGTTATTCTTGATTGCTGAAGCAAGCTTGAAGACGTTCTCGGAAGAGATCATTCCGAAGCTTCAAGAAGAGAACCGTCTATCAAGTGAATATACGAAACTGATGTCTTCCGCTCAAATCGAGTTTGATGG contains:
- a CDS encoding PTS sugar transporter subunit IIA, which codes for MGFLKKLFGGNDAGNAKIASALTGKIVNIENVPDQVFSQKMMGDGVAIEPTEGKVVSPINATVETIFPTKHAIGLKGEDGLELLIHVGLDTVNLKGEGFTAHVQSGDKVKAGDVLVEFDLDYIRTNAPSTITPIIVTNHDQFTLSAVPAEGTSVVAGDTELFKATHK